A window of bacterium contains these coding sequences:
- a CDS encoding Mut7-C RNAse domain-containing protein: MASEIRFIADCMLGKLSRWLRICGFDTLYYRQIDDSDLIGRAERENRVLLTRDHALLKLSRKRNLRVILVTHDFFEEQLKQVVQELNITASPQMLGRCLNCNEPLQKADRSEVESMVPAYILDTEQEFSICPRCRKVYWPGTHWAEMNRSLKKLFGEEK; this comes from the coding sequence ATGGCCTCAGAGATAAGATTCATAGCGGACTGTATGCTGGGAAAACTCAGCCGGTGGCTGAGGATATGCGGTTTTGATACCCTCTATTACCGGCAGATTGACGATTCCGACCTCATAGGGCGGGCTGAAAGGGAAAACCGGGTACTTTTGACCCGCGATCATGCTTTGCTGAAGCTCAGCCGGAAGAGGAATCTGAGAGTCATTCTGGTTACCCATGACTTTTTCGAGGAGCAGTTGAAACAGGTTGTCCAGGAGTTGAATATCACGGCATCTCCTCAGATGCTGGGGCGGTGCCTGAATTGTAACGAGCCCCTGCAAAAGGCAGACAGGTCGGAGGTCGAAAGCATGGTTCCCGCTTATATTCTGGATACGGAGCAGGAATTTTCCATCTGTCCCCGCTGCCGCAAGGTCTACTGGCCGGGGACCCACTGGGCAGAGATGAACAGGAGTTTGAAAAAGCTCTTCGGAGAAGAAAAATGA
- a CDS encoding NAD(P)H-hydrate dehydratase produces MKVVTAQQMQALDRYTIEEIGIPGAVLMENAGRQAVAKMEECFPGLHQLRVNVVCGKGNNGGDGLVIGRCLSALGVRVHIFLLARVESLSGDAGTNARIARNLDLPLTEILSAEDFANQRGAMTRADILVDAIFGTGLTPPVRGLAAEVIKALNTSGKPIVCVDLPSGLSADASLPQGPHISGTLTVTFALPKLAHLLPPACQSVGQLEIVDIGIPEKAIVRENIQVELIEPGYVRQCWPHRLPDSHKGTYGHLLVLAGSSGKTGAAYLTSQAAARTGAGLVTLGIPESLNPIMEVKLTEVMTLPLPETEAKTFSARAISTLEEMLPRMSALAIGPGIGVHPEALELISWIIRTAQIPLVLDADGINVLAGQAHLLKEARQPVILTPHPKELSRLLSIELSQVLADRLTAVRRAAAEFNSYCALKGFRTLIADPEGNVLINPTGNPGMATGGTGDVLTGIIGGLLAQKLPEIQALAAGVYLHGFAGDLVREQKGECGLLAQDLIDCLPVAIERLRK; encoded by the coding sequence ATGAAAGTGGTTACCGCGCAGCAGATGCAGGCTCTGGACAGATATACGATCGAGGAAATTGGCATACCCGGGGCCGTGCTGATGGAAAATGCAGGCCGACAGGCAGTGGCCAAAATGGAAGAGTGCTTTCCGGGTCTGCACCAGCTCAGGGTCAATGTTGTTTGCGGCAAAGGGAACAATGGAGGCGACGGGCTGGTCATTGGAAGGTGCCTTTCGGCCCTGGGTGTCAGAGTGCATATCTTCCTGCTGGCCAGGGTGGAGTCTCTTTCGGGTGATGCCGGCACCAATGCCCGGATCGCCCGCAATCTTGACCTTCCGCTCACCGAGATACTCTCGGCGGAGGATTTTGCCAATCAGCGCGGGGCCATGACCAGGGCGGATATCCTGGTGGATGCCATTTTCGGCACCGGCCTGACCCCGCCGGTCAGGGGCCTGGCCGCTGAGGTGATCAAGGCTCTCAATACCTCGGGAAAACCGATTGTCTGTGTCGATCTTCCTTCCGGGTTAAGTGCAGACGCAAGCCTGCCCCAGGGACCGCACATAAGCGGCACTCTGACGGTTACTTTCGCTCTTCCCAAGCTGGCCCACCTGCTTCCTCCGGCCTGTCAGTCAGTGGGGCAGTTGGAAATTGTCGATATCGGCATCCCGGAAAAAGCCATTGTGCGGGAGAATATCCAGGTCGAGCTGATCGAGCCGGGATACGTCCGGCAATGCTGGCCACACCGGCTCCCCGATTCCCACAAGGGGACCTATGGCCACCTTCTGGTTCTGGCCGGATCGAGCGGCAAAACCGGGGCCGCTTACCTGACCAGTCAGGCCGCTGCCAGGACCGGCGCGGGTCTTGTCACCCTGGGCATTCCGGAAAGCCTGAATCCGATCATGGAGGTGAAACTTACCGAGGTTATGACCCTGCCCCTGCCGGAAACCGAAGCTAAGACCTTTTCAGCCAGGGCCATATCCACCCTTGAAGAGATGCTGCCCCGCATGAGCGCCCTGGCCATTGGTCCCGGGATCGGTGTGCATCCGGAAGCCCTGGAGCTTATTTCCTGGATTATCCGCACCGCCCAGATTCCCCTGGTTTTGGATGCCGATGGAATCAATGTCCTGGCCGGACAGGCTCACCTTCTGAAAGAGGCCAGGCAGCCGGTAATTTTGACCCCTCATCCGAAAGAGCTGTCGAGGCTGCTGAGTATCGAGCTGTCACAGGTCCTTGCGGACCGGCTCACAGCCGTCCGCCGGGCTGCCGCCGAGTTCAATTCCTATTGTGCTCTGAAAGGATTTCGCACCCTGATCGCTGACCCTGAAGGGAATGTGTTGATCAATCCGACCGGAAATCCCGGTATGGCCACCGGAGGGACAGGAGATGTTCTCACCGGAATAATCGGGGGGCTCCTGGCCCAAAAGTTACCTGAAATTCAAGCCTTGGCGGCAGGTGTCTATCTGCATGGTTTTGCCGGTGATCTGGTCCGGGAACAGAAGGGAGAATGCGGACTTCTGGCCCAGGACCTGATCGATTGCCTGCCTGTGGCTATCGAGCGGCTGCGGAAATAA
- the hflK gene encoding FtsH protease activity modulator HflK codes for MEWRDLSSKRSKEKRVSQKADQAGGRLPFPDSLTWHAALWAAAGILLVWLASGLYIIRPGEVGIIRRFGRITEVKEQGGHYHLPAPIEKLDRLQVKEIKSLEIGFRTVDPGPPARYRENLAEARMLVRDENIMVVKAAVKYQITDPRSYLFNIQDQEKTIRDAAESALRQVIGQNTLDSVLTGGKHQIQQETVGILQGILDLYQTGVKIISIELQDVHPPMELADAFKNAATARDERDKLVNEAQGQANEELAKARAEAARMTIEAESYRDEIIRHAEGDSARFLKNYAEYRGAEEVIRRKLYLETLEQILPEAHTYVLLESGQRFIGVLPFGKEFFEGLEPKAGAGPAGAPNIAPKPPGKTDKQSND; via the coding sequence ATGGAATGGCGAGATTTAAGCTCGAAGAGGAGCAAAGAAAAGCGCGTCAGCCAAAAGGCAGACCAAGCGGGAGGGCGACTGCCGTTCCCGGACAGTCTTACCTGGCATGCTGCTCTCTGGGCCGCAGCCGGAATCCTGCTTGTCTGGCTGGCGAGCGGCCTTTACATCATCAGGCCGGGCGAGGTGGGAATTATCCGGCGATTCGGCAGGATAACTGAAGTCAAAGAGCAGGGAGGGCACTATCATCTGCCTGCACCGATCGAGAAGCTCGATCGCCTTCAGGTCAAGGAAATTAAAAGCCTTGAGATCGGCTTTCGGACGGTTGATCCGGGGCCTCCGGCCCGGTACCGGGAAAACCTCGCAGAGGCCAGGATGCTGGTCAGGGACGAAAATATCATGGTTGTCAAAGCGGCCGTGAAATATCAGATTACCGACCCCCGGAGCTATCTGTTCAATATCCAGGACCAGGAGAAAACAATCCGGGATGCGGCTGAATCCGCTCTCCGTCAGGTCATCGGCCAAAATACCCTCGATAGCGTTCTGACAGGTGGAAAACACCAGATTCAACAGGAGACAGTCGGCATTTTACAGGGCATTCTGGATCTTTATCAGACTGGAGTAAAGATTATATCTATAGAGCTTCAGGACGTTCACCCTCCGATGGAGCTGGCAGATGCCTTTAAAAATGCCGCCACAGCCAGGGATGAGCGGGACAAGCTGGTCAATGAGGCTCAAGGCCAGGCAAATGAGGAATTGGCAAAAGCCCGTGCTGAAGCAGCCAGGATGACAATTGAAGCTGAAAGTTACCGGGATGAAATCATCCGGCATGCCGAGGGCGATTCAGCCCGCTTTTTAAAGAACTATGCAGAATACCGGGGCGCTGAAGAGGTTATCCGCAGGAAGCTGTACCTCGAAACCCTGGAGCAGATCCTGCCGGAAGCTCACACGTATGTTCTCCTGGAGTCCGGTCAGAGATTCATCGGGGTCCTCCCGTTCGGGAAGGAATTCTTCGAGGGCTTGGAACCAAAGGCCGGAGCAGGACCCGCCGGGGCCCCGAACATCGCTCCAAAGCCCCCTGGCAAGACAGATAAGCAATCCAATGACTGA
- a CDS encoding protease modulator HflC: MDKKHKLLIAALISLIVVVVSLAQSLFVVDQTEQAIVMHMGKPVMVITGPGLYVKKPFLQQAVKFDNRLLTSALSPTEVSTRDHKGLVIDCYCQWKITDPLKFLESTGTQIRAQSRLDDVIRAELRAQGGLNNLADLVSVDRETIFKKVTEAAREKSSGMGITILDVRLKRASLPAEDEKLAFERMKAEREREARKYRAEGEEEALRIKAQAEKGKKAILAEAYKKAQEIKGEGEAGAMRISADAYAQDPDFYAFFRTLEAYRKTLKANTTFLFSEDNEFFTYLKGSHGQQKPARKGK; the protein is encoded by the coding sequence ATGGATAAAAAGCACAAGCTTCTGATTGCTGCCCTCATCAGCCTGATTGTCGTCGTGGTGAGTCTGGCTCAATCCCTCTTCGTGGTCGATCAAACCGAGCAGGCCATCGTGATGCATATGGGAAAGCCGGTCATGGTAATCACCGGTCCCGGCCTTTATGTCAAGAAACCTTTCCTTCAGCAGGCAGTGAAATTCGATAACCGGCTGTTAACCTCTGCTCTTTCGCCGACCGAAGTTTCCACCAGGGATCACAAGGGGCTTGTGATCGACTGCTATTGCCAGTGGAAGATTACCGACCCCCTGAAGTTTCTGGAATCCACCGGCACGCAAATCAGGGCTCAAAGCCGGCTGGACGATGTTATCCGGGCTGAACTGCGGGCTCAGGGGGGATTGAACAATCTGGCTGACCTGGTTTCAGTTGACCGGGAAACCATCTTCAAAAAAGTGACTGAGGCCGCGAGGGAAAAATCGTCCGGCATGGGAATCACCATCCTGGATGTTCGCCTGAAAAGGGCCAGCCTCCCGGCTGAAGACGAAAAGCTCGCTTTTGAGAGGATGAAAGCCGAAAGAGAGCGGGAAGCCCGGAAATACCGCGCGGAAGGGGAAGAGGAAGCCCTGCGGATCAAGGCGCAGGCAGAAAAGGGGAAAAAAGCGATTCTGGCTGAGGCCTATAAAAAGGCGCAGGAAATCAAAGGAGAAGGAGAAGCCGGGGCCATGAGGATCTCGGCAGATGCCTATGCTCAGGATCCGGACTTTTACGCCTTTTTCAGAACGCTCGAAGCCTACCGGAAAACTCTGAAAGCAAACACTACCTTTCTTTTTTCAGAAGATAACGAATTCTTTACTTACTTGAAGGGAAGCCATGGACAACAAAAACCAGCCCGAAAGGGAAAATAG
- the purM gene encoding phosphoribosylformylglycinamidine cyclo-ligase: MDNKNQPERENSQHTAQPRSPGLSYREAGVDISREEKSLEKFITSMSRTFQFIPHGPGEVLSSIGYFANIIRITDSLGLAVSADGVGTKVLIAQMMHKYDTVGIDCVAMNVNDLICVGAKPISFLDYIALQDPADDLLDQLGQGLLEGARQAGVTIPGGETAQVRDLIQGVRPGYGFDIAGMGIGIIDPGRVIEGQDLGGGDIIIGLSSSGLHSNGYSLARKIFFSQGSFTVDSYIPELGKTLGEELLTPTIIYVPLVNELLSRSLRIKALINITGDGLLNILRVKAQVKFTVTSLPDPPPVFPLMQQLGRISDDEMFRVFNMGIGFCILAHPDDFDAIKTVCQQFGIACSRIGHVEEASEKVIDVVPRKLRGISRSFYKL; encoded by the coding sequence ATGGACAACAAAAACCAGCCCGAAAGGGAAAATAGTCAGCATACTGCCCAGCCCCGCTCTCCAGGACTGTCTTACCGGGAAGCGGGTGTTGATATCTCCAGGGAAGAAAAATCACTGGAAAAATTCATCACCTCCATGAGCAGGACTTTCCAATTTATACCACACGGTCCTGGTGAGGTGCTCAGCTCCATCGGATATTTCGCCAATATTATCAGGATTACCGACAGCCTGGGGCTGGCGGTCTCAGCGGACGGCGTAGGGACCAAGGTCCTCATTGCCCAGATGATGCATAAGTACGATACCGTGGGCATCGACTGCGTGGCCATGAATGTCAATGACCTGATCTGTGTGGGAGCAAAGCCGATCTCCTTTCTCGACTATATCGCCCTCCAGGATCCGGCGGACGACCTGCTCGACCAGCTTGGACAGGGCCTGCTGGAAGGTGCCCGGCAGGCTGGAGTCACCATTCCGGGAGGGGAAACCGCTCAGGTCCGGGACCTGATCCAGGGGGTCAGGCCCGGCTATGGATTCGATATTGCCGGTATGGGCATCGGCATTATCGATCCCGGACGGGTAATCGAGGGACAGGACCTAGGCGGCGGAGACATTATTATCGGTCTTTCCAGCAGCGGCCTTCACAGTAACGGCTACTCGCTGGCCAGAAAGATTTTTTTCAGCCAGGGGTCCTTCACCGTGGACAGCTACATTCCGGAGCTGGGCAAAACCCTGGGTGAGGAGCTTTTGACACCAACGATTATTTATGTGCCGCTCGTCAATGAGCTTCTGTCCCGGAGCCTGCGGATCAAAGCCCTGATCAATATCACCGGCGACGGATTACTCAACATTCTGCGGGTCAAGGCGCAGGTCAAGTTTACGGTTACCTCCCTGCCCGATCCTCCTCCCGTGTTCCCCCTGATGCAGCAGCTTGGCAGGATCAGCGATGATGAAATGTTTCGGGTCTTCAATATGGGCATCGGTTTTTGCATCCTTGCTCATCCCGATGACTTCGATGCCATAAAGACCGTCTGCCAGCAGTTCGGCATTGCCTGTTCCCGGATCGGTCATGTTGAAGAGGCTTCGGAAAAGGTGATCGATGTGGTTCCAAGGAAATTGCGGGGAATCAGCAGGTCTTTTTATAAGTTATAA